One Tenrec ecaudatus isolate mTenEca1 chromosome 12, mTenEca1.hap1, whole genome shotgun sequence DNA segment encodes these proteins:
- the LOC142422976 gene encoding olfactory receptor 2AE1-like, with protein sequence MWMRNHTSSREDFILEGLFDDSLTHLFLFSLMMVVFFIAVSANTLTILLICADARLHTPMYFLLSQLSLMDLMHVCTTIPKMAINYLSGKKSISFVGCAIQHFMYLSAGGAECLLLALMSYDRYVAICHPMHYTVLMSRRLTLMMAVISWLGASTNSLIHTVILMHFPFCEPRKISHFYCELPAVVKVICEDITVYETILYISTILILLFPISLVSTSYAFIVYSVIQMRSAGSKRKVFATCSSHLTVVFLWFGASIYSYMRPRSLRTPLQDKVGSVVYSIITPTVNPLIYTLRNKDVAKALRKVLGRGTTTP encoded by the coding sequence atgtGGATGAGGAATCACACTTCCTCTCGGGAAGACTTCATCCTTGAAGGGCTCTTTGATGACTCTCTCACCCACCTTTTCCTTTTCTCCTTGATGATGGTGGTTTTCTTCATTGCAGTGAGTGCCAACACCCTCACCATCCTCCTCATCTGTGCTGATGCTCGACTTCATACACCAATGTACTTCTTGCTCAGCCAGCTGTCCCTCATGGACCTCATGCATGTCTGCACTACCATCCCCAAGATGGCGATCAATTACTTATCTGGCAAGAAGTCCATCTCCTTTGTGGGCTGCGCCATCCAGCACTTCATGTATTTATCTGCAGGCGGTGCCGAGTGTCTCCTTCTGGCCctcatgtcctatgaccgctatgttgccATCTGTCATCCAATGCACTATACTGTTCTCATGAGCAGAAGGTTGACATTGATGATGGCTGTCATATCTTGGTTAGGAGCATCCACGAACTCCCTAATTCACACAGTGATTTTGATGCACTTCCCTTTCTGTGAACCCCGGAAAATCTCCCATTTCTACTGTGAACTTCCAGCTGTTGTGAAGGTGATATGTGAAGACATCACCGTTTATGAAACCATACTGTACATCAGCACCATCCTTATTCTCCTCTTCCCCATCTCCCTGGTCTCTACGTCCTATGCCTTCATTGTCTACAGTGTGATTCAGATGCGGTCAGCTGGGAGCAAGAGAAAGGTCTTTGCTACTTGTAGCTCTCACCTCACTGTTGTTTTCCTCTGGTTTGGTGCTTCTATATACTCATATATGAGACCCAGGTCTCTGCGCACTCCATTGCAAGACAAGGTTGGTTCAGTGGTCTATAGTATAATCACTCCCACAGTGAATCCTCTGATTTACACTCTCCGGAATAAGGATGTCGCTAAGGCCCTGAGGAAAGTGCTGGGGAGGGGAACTACCACTCCATGA